Within Gasterosteus aculeatus chromosome Y, fGasAcu3.hap1.1, whole genome shotgun sequence, the genomic segment cagagattttcttaccttagTTACCTTAGTTACCTTAGTTACCTTAGACGGCCATAGTTGTAATGAACATGAAAAGCATTCTAcaaatttgcatttgtatagctcacagcattttcatttacaagtcaaagcctcccctagaaataggaggaggggggtcatggggggacaactgccaagggaggcccacgtcaatttctgacaatttacggcagttttcggcgttgcccgcaaattgccgtaaacagccacaaacctgaaattccacgacaatctacagtgccgcatactgacgaaaatcccacttttcatgcagtgaactATTGAGCATGTCAGTCATTTTAAAGCTGCTAATTTGTAAATGGCACCTCAAAATGAGTCGGTTCACTTTGACAGTTACATGTTATTTGAGTTCCAAATGGAGCCTCTTTAAGTTTGAGCCAACCGGTCTGCCTTCTATCTGTGCAACGTGTTATTTTGGTGACTTGTGATGATAAGTGAACATGCCTGTTTATACGTGTGCATGTACTTATTGCACAGCctctatgcatgtgtgtgttctctagtgcgtgtgtgtgctgtgtacaTAGGAATGTAGATGGGAACAGAGCATTGTCCTCCTTCCCTTGCAAGTATTGCTGAGTCAGGACGGGAGGATAGAATTACATATGGGTGCCCATCGGCAGTCTGAGAGCCCTTCTTCTCCGGCTCGACCAACAATACCAACTGCTGTACTCGCAGGGCAAAGCCTGCAGGCAGCCGAGCCAAGCTCTCGGTAGAGACCAGCTCGGCCCGACCAGGTGCAGTCCTGCGTTAGCATTCTCACCGTTAGACGCCGGCCCCGTGGCCGGATCCGTGAGTCCGCATGAACAAATTCCCCGTCTCTAATGTACTCGCCTGCGCTCGTCGACCACGATTGAAGCGAACAAGAGAATGACTAATGCCAAATGCCAAATCAAGTGTGAGTAGGTCTTGGTGAGATGAATAATGTAGAAGTGTTCTTCATACTTTTCCCAAAGTTAAAATAACTGTTGGAGCCATTCTGAATACTGCAATGGGATGGCGCTGTTTTTGCCACCAGCCTATTTAACACCAGGGCTAATTAGTGCAGGTGTGGCGCACAGCGAGGCAGATAACTTTTGACCGTGAGGCACGGCGGATTGGGAATTgaattgtttgtcatttttgttataaataaatggattgacatatccgatgttaagttcagaagttttgaaagtaagttatttttattttaagccacAAACAATTCGccggaaaacacgagtacaaaacaacttaaatgtgcgcCAACAATAACAAAACTACCTTCTAAGCATTTTTCAAATATTGAAATTAAATAACTATTTTCTCTCACCGTTTCCTTCTCTCCTGTGGTTCGGGCCATCTGTTTGAGTGAGAGCTGCTGGTGATTCATGATGGCTGGGATTTCACGCTAAGTGCTGTTTTACACAGTGTGACTGGAGTGGTAATGACAGCCACAGGTGATGGCCAGATCCTGAGTTGCCGTGCCGAGGCTCGCTTCAGATCAACCAGACTAGTCGACATCCACCTTTTAAACCCTCCTCGATCATCAATTACATGCACAGCGATTGCAGTACCTGTGTGTTCGCCATTTGAACATGCGATACTGAGGCGAAGAGTCGAATGATCCCATTTGTTCAGTTCATCTGGGATTTCAGTCACGAACGTTTTGTTTGCACGTCGCCGTTTGTAAATAATTAATACTGCTGCCTATATTTGCCCTTGATATAGAAGGGGGAAGGTGTCCCCTGCATTAATGAACCACTGATCCACTTTCGGTGAGATTTCACACTTGGAGGAGTCGGTCGGTGTGATGGAGAAGACTGCAGACAGAGATCCCTGCATCCAAGTATGACGACTAAAGCTTATTAGCGCTGTTTCTGATTCTCATTAGCATGTCAATGGAGGAAAGATGTAGGCGAAAGGGGGGGCATTTTCAAAGAGTTGGTCGTTCACAAGCATTCGGATTTTGTACCGCAAAACTTTTTCCAAATGAATGTGCTTTGAAAAAGAGAAATTCATTATTCATGAGGTGTGCTGAGGCTTCAGTGAGGCTCCGTTAGCAGGGAAGCAGGCAGCCGTTCAGTCTAATTAACAGGCAGCATGTCTGCGGATTCCGCTGCAGCCCGGCCctctgctgtgatgaagaagaagaagcagcaaagTCACCGCCGCCGTCATAGTGAAACACACAGTTCTACACATGCATGCTCTAATGTTGGCACACAAATACAATGTTCTCTTGGAAGCGTAACAAGAGCACACGTAACccagttttcttttcaaatgtcgAGCCGGTTCCACGAACCGCAAAGAGGACTGGATGCTGTTGGATGTTAACACCTTCCAGCTTCGACCTCACTTTCCCAACATTCTACCGCTTTGTCACCCCATAAAAGCAAATGATCTACTGTGTGAGATGtatgtttacatttgaaaagtTAGTTTACTACTTAATATCGGCCAATAGAAACTCTGCGATTTGAGATCTGGTGTCCTGATGGGCCCAGTGCACCACTCCCTGCTCTCTGACCGCAGGCACTGAAGCCGTGCTCACTATGACTTCTCCACGGGAGTTACGGTGTGCGGCTGTACGGCGCGAAGCTTTCGGAGATCGTCATGAGCAGATAGAGGCGCGCGGTCAGGCCTGTCGGTGGTGTTATGCAACGTTAAGCTTCTCTCCAAGTTACAGTGTGTGACCAAAggatgtgtttgtgcgtttgatTCCACAGTATGACACCCCTATGGAAACAGTTTCGGCAGGAATTACACATTTCTCTTGTTGCCGTACAAAAGCCGTGCTGGGAATACTCATGCGATTCATCACGAGTTCTTCCACAGAGAACTAGTCCTGATTGCCGAAGCAAACGGATCATTTTCTGCTATAGTCAATAGGTATTCTGCTGCGCTCAATCCCGGGCACTTTGTTTGTGCTTGGTCTCTTCTGTCCTTCAACACAGACACTGTGCTCGCTTGGTACACTGAAACGCCGGGTGACGAAGACAGAATGGTCACGGAGGACAAAGGAGAGTGTCTGTCCTCGCGTCAACACGTGGACGCAGCGGAATGGCACTAAAAGCCGGCGTCGCAGGCGAGCCAGGGTTGCCAGGTTGCCAGGTTGCAACAAAAGAGGCAACAACCGTTGTGGCGCGCGGAATGTGGAGCCGAGACAACAGTTGTGTCTCAGCAGGACGGACGAGACAAGGTTACTCGCTTCCACACGTTGCTGCCTCTCtgggtgtttgtttgtctgtcccTGCCAACCTGGGCCAGAGTGGTACAGAGGACAGCGCTTCACCCGGGCACTGTCCATTGTCCTCCTGACAACAAAACCTATTATGTCCTCTTCAACCGGCCGGGGCCAGGGACTTATTGTCTGTGTTGATCCTGATAGGGATAACAGTGCCTACTTGTCGTATtcctgtgtgcctgtgtgtccgtctgtggcTCGGATCTGAAGCGCTGCGTGGTGCACGCGCTGCCCTTTTACTCCCGCTATTGTTCGCTGGACTTCTGTTGCTGCAGAGATAGCACACAAATCACTGTAGCAACATCTCACTAatacaacagcacacacacacacacaggcttgtaCATGAAAGCAAGCAAACCCAACCTTTGACCAGCATGACGCAGAGTACTGTACGTCCCTGTgcgcacacgctcacacacatcacacacccAGTAAGCACACTCTTCAGGTAGCCTCAGGGCTCAGGTGTTCACAAGCCACGGTGCAACAACACCCTTGggattttttcttctcctgataAGCTTTGCTCTTCCACGCATGTTTCTCAATTCTGCTCATGACTAAAACGGAGATGAATGTTTCACCTCCGAACGAAATCGAGTATGCAGGGTGTGTCCGCCCAGCTCCGCCAGATCTTGTGCATtggcgcttgtgtgtgtgtgtttttatttgttcatttgtcaTATGTAAGGGGGAAAGGCCACAAAAATGCTGCTGTTGAAGAGCGACAGACCGGGTGATGAAAGACGCAAAGCGGGTCAGCTGGGCGGGTGAGCGATGGCGAGCGCGGACAGAGGAGAATGGCTCCAATCAGCCTTATCTGTcaagccccccctcccatcccccaTGTCTGTCTCCttcactgtctctgtctctttctctccctttcgtCACACAGTATCACTAGTTTGTTTTATGTTCGTTGTGCCTGAGCCACTCCAAAGAGGTTTGTACCTTATGGACTGCATTTCGCTGATCGTGTGAAGGTGCTGCTGCATTTCAATGACAActgccacaggaccagcgctgCGCTGGGAAATAGGAGCTGGGTTCGGCGAATGTCTGCTTCTCAGTCTTGTGTCTGTGACAAAGAGAATAGATTGCAACCTGAAACTCACAGGcctgtttgtttcctgttggtGCAGATCGTCACAGTTCACCAGCCAGGAGGGACAGGAGCAAAGCATGATGGGAGAGGGAAATTCAcacgtatttaaaaaaaaacatatccgAAGTTCAAGATCTGCGTGATCTTTGCAATCAGTTTTTTCTCACAGTTTAGGTTATTTTAAGTTGGGAGTCTGGTTCCAAGGTGGCACTGCATGAGGCCTGAGgactttgtttgttattttatacCTATTCACCCCTGCATGTAAAAAAAGCCTCACAGCCAAAGCAAATGATTGTCGAGTGACTGCGTCACTCAACCAGTTCGACTTAATTACGTATTGCAACAGAGCCCACTGCTCCTTCAAGGACACCTATTGTCTTCTCACTAATGGTGAAAGTGCCGTGCTTCATTTAGGAAAGCACTCCCTTTTCATATCAACTTTGCATGTGGtaaaaagaagaacaagaaaaatcTTTATATGTACCTCTAAGCTGTGTGCCGTCATAACACCCACCCACAACACCGGTGTCATTTGAGCTGTTGAGCTGTGTGACGCTGTTGCCACAGCAGCTTCTGTATTTGCCATCCAAACAGCGGAAAAGTAATCAGGTCAGGGCTTTGTTAAGAAAAGCAGGAATTCCTCCGGAGCGGCTCCCCTATAGGCGGCCAGCGGAGCAGAGCCGGGCCttggatgagggggggggtaatggtGAGGCTCCGCATTCAACGCCTCCCAGTGAGAACCGGGGAGACCGGCAGAAAGAGGACACCATCTGTCTGACTCTTGGTGGAGAGTTGTCTTTTACCCACCTAGGCTACAAAGTTTCATTAACTGTGCCAAGCTCGGTAGATAATCCTGCCGCCGCCCGAGGCATTTCACGTTTTTATGAGCACTGCGGTATTTTATTACCCCGTTTTTAAAGCTTAGCTATAAAAgtacagacggagagagagagagagactgaagaCTCATCGTACCAATGTTCATTTTGGTTAAACCTGCTGGCCCGatgcgtgtaaggcaaacggcTGATCTGCTCTATGGAGTCTGATGAGACCCGGTTCTGGTCCTGCTGAGGGGATCAAACTGAActcaacgcacacacatacacacttgttCTATCTCTCTTGCCACGTTTCTATGTATTTCTACCCGCACAAACACCCTCTCCCACACGTAGACACACTTGAGTTGCTCCACTTTCCCTGTCCCTTCCCCTTGGCAGTAAGCTATCATAACGGCTTTGAAGGAGCCCAGCAGAGCGTTTAATTGGGTTACTGATTGGCATTTACGCTTCCAGGTCCACAAGATTCTACCGAGGCTCTTAACTAACCGgtatgaacaacaacaaaatgccaccctgctctcccctcccctcctcggcTGTGGGTCCTGAGATTTACAATTCAATTGTACTCTGACTCAGTTTTTGACGTCAGCACTGTTTGGAGTAGACACTTGTGAGGGTGCTGCATGTATAAATGACGTGTGTTTAAGTTACTAACTTAGCTGTGACACATTTCTGTGATTACTGACCACTAAAAGCTTTTGGAAAGTTAGTATTGTGTCCTTTTTGGTCCTCTCCGAGATCTCCCAACTTTTTCCACAACTCTGCTTCAACTGGAAAGTGTGATTTCTGGATTGGTCCTTAACCCCGCCGGCCTACACCTAACCTGAATCTCTCCTTTCCCTTTTCAGAGTCTTTGACATGCGGTGTTGAGTCGTGCCGTCGAGCCAAGCTGATCTGTTTTGAAGACCATCTTACCCTTCACCTTCCCCCGCCTGGTCACGGATGGAGCTCAAAGTGTGGGTGGACGGAGTGGTGCGGGTGGTGTGCGGCCTGTCGGAGGACACGTCCTGCCAGGATGTGGTCATCGCTCTGGCCCAGGCCATCGGTGAGCGCCTTCTCCGCTGTGAAACCATCGGGTCGTCGTGTTGTGATGCTACTCGGCACCTTGTCTCTGCTCGGTGGACTCATCTTGCATAGTGATTTCGTAACAACAATTGGAATTTGCTCTCACCTTCTCCTCTGACCCAAATTGAGTTCTCTTGTTGCATTGTCAGGGGGTCAGTTTGGATTTACGGGCTccctgtctttttttcctctggctTTATTCGCTTTATTCAAGCCTTATGCTGCAGCAGCGTTGAACAACATAAATCCAGATTTAGCACTCCGCTCCTTCCACGAGTGTGATGCCTGCCAAGCCATCGGGGAAGGCTCGTCCTAATTTCAAGGTCCTTGTGGAAACCTCAgtttattcaacattttttacatgttttgcaAGTCTTACAAAGAAGCCTTTCTTCCAATCCTCAAAGGCACGAGCATCATCATAATGCGTCCGATGTCATTTCTTCACTACTTGCATAACGGCCGGATTTAAATCAACAGCATTAATGACAGTAAAGGAGAAGAACGATCTTGACTGTCTCTTCAGTTTGGGGGTGTTTTAGGTTCGGTAGCTTGTGTTCTCTTTCAgcctgtatgtgtatatgtcttCGTCCTCACCCACTGTTCATCTCTCTGTCCCCAGGTCAGACAGGCCGTTACATTCTGATCCAGCGTCTTAGGGACACAGAAAGGCAGCTGTTGGCCACGGAGAAGCCTCTGGAGTCTCTGGCTAAATTGGGCCAACATGGAGGCGAAGTCCAGTTCTTCCTGCGCCGCACCGGCCCTAGCAGCAGCGACGGACCCTCCTCCAAACAGGACAGGCCGAGCCCCCCTTCACTGCCTAAGCATCCTGAGCCGGAGCTTTCCAAACGCAGCCAGCGTGCTAAGAAAGCACTCACCTTTAACCTGGGACCATCCACCTCTCCTAGAACCAAGGCCAAGCTGTTAAAGAGGTCCGCTCGGGACTCTCCGGAGCAAagggcctccccctccccttctccgaGTCCCGTTTCCCCTCACGCGCTGTCCCCATTGCCATCGGCATCCAAAGAGGAGGTCATCAGGAATGTTTTTCAGCAACAGGACAGGCTGAGGGCCATGGAGGCCCAGCTGGAAGCCCTCGAGAGGGAGTCACATACCTGGGAGCGTCCCTACTCATCTCCGTGTCCTTCGCCAGTTCCCCACGCTCACGTGCAGGAAGAGATGAACACTTTGGAGCTCGCAGCGCGGAGGAACCAGGCGGAGCTGGCCCACGAGCAGTTCTGGGAGGAGGAGCTTGAGGCCGAGGTGGAGAGGGAGCGAGTTATGAGGACGAAGCTGGGGGAGCTCCACGCCAAGCTCGACGACTGCGGGCGGCGGCTCCACTACTTCTTAGTTCGCTCCGCGCAGCTGGAGCAAGAGATCCGGAGAGAGagccaggaggaggggagagccAACGGGCCCGAGGAATCTCTGGACGCCATTAAGGCCGAGCTCCAGAGCCGGGAGAACCAACGGactgagctggaggagcagctgtctGAGACTGACAAGGCTCTTGGGAAAGCAGAGTCTTTGATGCAGGTAAGGAGAGAGGTGACGTTTCTGGAGAAAGGGCTATAAATCCACATCGGCCCGCGTGTTGTCATTGGAGGGGTGTAGCACAGGCCCCTCTTACTGTGAAACCGTATCCCTCTCCTGCCTGCATACTGCTGCAGACTAACAGCAGTGCAGAGACACTTGACTCATTAAACACATGATTTATTGTGGCATTTTTTTacatatgaataattattcaacAGAGTTTGATGACATTAATGCTGTATATTCATATCCCACCTTgtatgaaaatgttttattgtctgaaAGAACAACTTAAGGTCTGGCCAAACTGGTTTGGCGGATATCGTATTGTATGCATGTCCTGAACACTTAGTTACTAATGGTGTTTACATTACACTGCCAGTATCTACATATCCTTGTACACTGTGTATGGAAAAAGAGATTAAAGAGGATTGATTTGTAGAATAAAAGCCCCTTTTATTGGATCGACCCGGCCTCAACGTATGGTAGTTTGTGGTGtcattgtttgtttacttttcgGTAGTTGTCATAGATGCGGCTCTATCAATAAAAGCCGAACCCAGTCTGAAGCTCGAAACTCGAGTTCCATGATCATCCAAATGAAACCCAAGACTGTTATCCACTTGGTAGATCTCATCGTTGTCATATGGTTTGGAATGTTTTACCTCAAGGAAGTAGAGCACAATGAAAACATTTGTAGTCAAGGCCGACGTGTTTTCATCGGACGGAAAGACCTTTGCGTCTAACGCTCAATCCACTGGGCTATAAAGAATCACTGACAAACTGGCTGCAAAACCGAATAAAACATAACGATATGGCCGTTTGCTTTTCTGTCAGTCATCCTGCTGGGGATGTGTCTGACTCAACAGACGGATTGATGGAACAGGGAGGGATTGTGTCACGATCAATTTGCCAATTACATAGACAGCATCCAGCTGCAGAACAGGTATTATCCGGGTACTCGGCCATGTCATAACAAGAGTTTATATGCAGAAAGTAACCACTGAGGCATTTTTCCACCCAggcatttattacttttttttttgcat encodes:
- the LOC120812254 gene encoding ras association domain-containing protein 7-like; the protein is MELKVWVDGVVRVVCGLSEDTSCQDVVIALAQAIGQTGRYILIQRLRDTERQLLATEKPLESLAKLGQHGGEVQFFLRRTGPSSSDGPSSKQDRPSPPSLPKHPEPELSKRSQRAKKALTFNLGPSTSPRTKAKLLKRSARDSPEQRASPSPSPSPVSPHALSPLPSASKEEVIRNVFQQQDRLRAMEAQLEALERESHTWERPYSSPCPSPVPHAHVQEEMNTLELAARRNQAELAHEQFWEEELEAEVERERVMRTKLGELHAKLDDCGRRLHYFLVRSAQLEQEIRRESQEEGRANGPEESLDAIKAELQSRENQRTELEEQLSETDKALGKAESLMQDKQDELEELNKELRQCNLQQFIQQTGVLPAHAHSRTELREQLEQLELAHLLPDGYRNGGPGAAHTETPPRPTAKQFLGHPRNLQNPLVSSLNPEVVTSRESSWR